In Mangrovivirga cuniculi, the following proteins share a genomic window:
- the lepA gene encoding translation elongation factor 4: protein MKNIRNFCIIAHIDHGKSTLADRLLQTTGSVTEREMQDQLLDNMDLERERGITIKSHAIQMNYPFEGEEYVLNLIDTPGHVDFSYEVSRSIAACEGALLVVDAAQGIEAQTISNLYLAIEHDLEIIPVLNKIDLPGAMPEEVKDQIVDLIGCDREDILMASAKEGIGIEEILSAIVKRIPSPKGDPEAPLQAMIFDSVFNPFRGIEVYFRVFNGSLKKGDKVKFVNTGKTYDADEIGVLKLKQEPRKEIGTGNVGYLISGIKVAKEVKVGDTITHVERPCPPVKGFEDVKPMVFAGIYPVETTDYEELRASMEKLQLNDASLVWEPETSLALGFGFRCGFLGMLHMEIIQERLEREFDMTVITTVPSVRFDVHEKDGEVIQVSAPSEMPDPGDISHVEEPFIRAQVITKSEFVGNIINLCIDKRGEIKNQVYLTQDRVELTFELPLSEIVFDFFDKLKTLSKGYASLDYELMGYKTSNMVKLDIMLNGDRVDALSAIVHRDKAYEWGKKLCEKLKELMPRQQFEIAIQAAIGTKVIARETVKALRKNVTAKCYGGDISRKRKLLEKQKKGKKRMRQVGNVEIPQEAFMAVLKID, encoded by the coding sequence ATGAAGAACATTCGCAATTTTTGTATAATAGCCCATATTGACCACGGTAAAAGTACATTGGCTGACAGGTTATTGCAAACGACAGGTTCTGTTACAGAACGTGAGATGCAAGATCAGTTGTTGGACAATATGGATCTTGAAAGAGAAAGAGGGATAACCATCAAATCTCATGCGATTCAGATGAATTATCCTTTTGAGGGAGAAGAATACGTGTTAAACCTTATCGATACACCTGGTCATGTCGACTTTTCGTATGAGGTTTCAAGATCTATTGCTGCTTGTGAAGGGGCATTATTAGTTGTGGATGCAGCTCAGGGTATCGAAGCTCAGACGATTTCGAATCTATATCTTGCTATAGAACATGATCTGGAAATTATTCCTGTTCTGAATAAAATTGACCTTCCTGGTGCAATGCCAGAGGAGGTGAAAGATCAGATTGTTGACCTTATTGGTTGCGATCGCGAGGATATTCTAATGGCCAGTGCTAAAGAGGGTATAGGGATTGAAGAAATTCTAAGTGCGATTGTTAAAAGGATTCCTTCACCTAAAGGTGATCCTGAAGCTCCGTTGCAAGCAATGATCTTCGATAGTGTATTCAATCCTTTCAGAGGAATAGAAGTTTATTTCAGAGTCTTCAATGGTTCTCTAAAGAAGGGCGATAAAGTTAAGTTCGTCAATACCGGTAAAACATACGATGCCGACGAAATTGGAGTCTTAAAACTTAAGCAGGAACCCAGAAAAGAGATCGGGACAGGGAATGTAGGATATCTGATTTCAGGAATCAAAGTCGCAAAAGAGGTAAAAGTCGGTGATACGATTACACATGTCGAAAGGCCATGTCCTCCTGTTAAAGGTTTCGAAGACGTAAAACCGATGGTCTTCGCGGGTATATACCCTGTTGAAACAACCGACTATGAAGAATTGAGAGCCTCTATGGAAAAACTCCAATTGAATGATGCCTCATTAGTCTGGGAACCGGAAACTTCATTGGCACTTGGCTTTGGGTTCCGTTGTGGATTCCTCGGAATGCTTCATATGGAGATCATACAGGAAAGACTTGAAAGAGAATTTGACATGACCGTGATCACCACTGTTCCATCGGTGAGATTTGATGTCCATGAAAAGGATGGAGAGGTGATCCAGGTAAGTGCTCCATCTGAAATGCCCGATCCGGGAGATATTTCACACGTAGAAGAACCTTTTATCAGAGCTCAGGTTATTACCAAGTCTGAATTTGTAGGAAATATTATAAATTTATGTATTGATAAGCGAGGTGAGATTAAAAACCAGGTTTATTTAACTCAGGATCGCGTCGAGTTAACTTTTGAACTTCCTTTATCAGAAATAGTCTTTGATTTCTTCGATAAATTAAAGACCTTATCTAAAGGTTATGCTTCTCTCGATTACGAACTTATGGGGTATAAGACCAGTAATATGGTTAAGCTCGATATAATGTTAAATGGTGATCGGGTTGATGCTCTTTCTGCCATTGTTCATAGAGATAAAGCATATGAGTGGGGAAAAAAGCTTTGTGAGAAACTTAAAGAGTTAATGCCACGTCAGCAATTTGAAATTGCTATTCAGGCAGCAATTGGTACTAAGGTAATTGCCCGTGAAACTGTGAAAGCATTAAGAAAGAATGTTACCGCTAAATGTTATGGTGGTGATATTTCTCGAAAGAGAAAACTTCTTGAGAAACAGAAAAAAGGTAAGAAAAGAATGCGTCAGGTTGGAAACGTAGAAATTCCTCAGGAAGCATTTATGGCAGTATTAAAAATTGACTAA
- a CDS encoding OmpA family protein encodes MYFVSDRKPSFGGKDIYVSYKNSKGEWSLAETLGEPVNTKGDDSGPFIHANGRTLFYSTDGLKGFGKQDLFYSNLKDDGKWTDPKNLGWPINDSQDQPSIYITPDGERGYFSSERRLNTYYEGFLYRYDFSKDLFDMEEARHLTGIVSDKYEEIPLKATVSLIDLEKDSIVQEVESDRFTGRYLIVLPEGKKYGLFTKADDYLYKSESINLVDDEINTFNKDIELVPIKSGEYYKLGNVYFDFDDFKLKPESIPELNNIVSLLNENPEIKILIEGHTDNKGESAYNLKLSEKRAKAVYNYLVENEINPDRLKYEGLGDTQPAVPNTSDENRAENRRIVVKIL; translated from the coding sequence TTGTATTTTGTAAGTGACCGAAAACCATCCTTTGGAGGGAAAGATATATATGTATCCTATAAAAACTCTAAAGGAGAATGGTCTCTTGCTGAAACATTAGGAGAACCTGTCAACACTAAGGGAGACGACTCGGGACCTTTTATCCATGCAAACGGGCGAACATTATTTTACTCAACTGATGGTTTAAAAGGATTTGGAAAACAAGATCTTTTCTACAGTAATTTAAAAGATGATGGTAAGTGGACCGACCCTAAGAACCTTGGCTGGCCGATCAATGATAGTCAGGATCAGCCTTCGATATACATAACTCCTGACGGAGAGAGAGGATATTTCAGTAGTGAGAGACGACTAAATACTTATTATGAAGGATTTCTTTACAGATATGATTTTTCAAAAGATCTCTTCGATATGGAAGAGGCAAGGCATCTAACCGGAATAGTTTCTGATAAATATGAAGAAATTCCCCTCAAAGCTACGGTGAGTTTAATAGATCTTGAGAAAGATAGCATCGTACAGGAAGTAGAATCTGATCGCTTTACAGGAAGGTATTTGATTGTACTTCCTGAAGGTAAAAAATATGGATTGTTCACCAAGGCAGATGATTACCTATATAAAAGTGAATCAATAAATCTTGTCGATGATGAAATAAACACATTTAACAAGGACATAGAATTGGTACCAATAAAATCAGGAGAGTACTATAAACTTGGGAATGTATATTTTGACTTTGATGATTTTAAGCTTAAGCCGGAATCCATTCCTGAACTCAATAATATTGTTTCTTTACTTAATGAGAATCCTGAAATAAAAATATTGATAGAGGGGCACACTGATAATAAGGGTGAATCAGCTTATAATCTAAAACTTTCAGAAAAAAGAGCAAAAGCTGTTTATAATTATCTAGTTGAAAACGAAATCAATCCAGACCGACTTAAGTATGAAGGATTGGGAGATACACAACCTGCTGTACCAAATACTTCAGATGAGAATCGTGCTGAAAACCGACGAATAGTTGTCAAAATATTGTAG
- the folD gene encoding bifunctional methylenetetrahydrofolate dehydrogenase/methenyltetrahydrofolate cyclohydrolase FolD, whose protein sequence is MATIIDGKATALKIQEEIKYEVDRRKKAGMKVPHLAAVLVGEDGASHTYVNAKVKACERIGFESTLVKLPEETTEIELLDKVNELNNDPKVDGFIVQVPLPDHINEEKVVEAIIPSKDVDGFHPLNMGKMLLGLPGLVPATPKGIMMLLEKNGIDTEGKHAVVLGRSHTVGTPVSVLLSRNAKQGNATVTLVHSRTKNLKEIAAQADILVVAIGKPEFVTADMVKEGAIVIDVGIHRVDAPEKKKGFKLKGDVAFDEVSEKVSAITPVPGGVGPMTITALLHNTLKAADKK, encoded by the coding sequence ATGGCTACAATCATTGATGGAAAAGCTACCGCTTTAAAAATTCAGGAAGAAATTAAATATGAAGTTGACCGGAGAAAAAAGGCAGGAATGAAAGTTCCTCATTTGGCTGCGGTTCTGGTAGGAGAAGATGGTGCGAGTCATACATATGTAAATGCGAAAGTAAAAGCTTGTGAACGAATTGGCTTTGAGTCTACCTTAGTGAAGCTTCCGGAAGAGACCACTGAAATCGAGTTATTAGATAAAGTGAATGAACTAAATAATGATCCGAAAGTGGATGGATTCATCGTTCAGGTTCCTCTTCCTGATCATATAAATGAGGAGAAAGTAGTAGAAGCGATAATTCCTTCAAAAGATGTAGACGGCTTTCATCCATTGAATATGGGCAAAATGCTTCTTGGACTTCCCGGATTAGTGCCAGCGACTCCAAAAGGGATTATGATGCTTCTGGAAAAAAACGGGATTGATACTGAAGGTAAACATGCTGTAGTGTTAGGCAGAAGCCATACTGTAGGAACTCCGGTAAGTGTATTACTTTCCAGAAATGCAAAGCAAGGAAACGCTACAGTTACTTTAGTACATAGCCGAACTAAAAATTTAAAAGAAATAGCTGCCCAGGCCGATATTCTGGTTGTTGCAATCGGTAAACCTGAATTTGTAACTGCAGATATGGTCAAAGAAGGAGCGATAGTGATAGACGTTGGAATTCACCGAGTGGATGCGCCTGAAAAGAAAAAAGGGTTTAAACTTAAAGGGGATGTTGCTTTTGATGAAGTTTCAGAAAAAGTTTCAGCCATTACTCCTGTTCCTGGAGGTGTAGGTCCCATGACTATAACTGCTTTGCTTCACAATACGTTAAAAGCAGCAGATAAGAAATAA
- a CDS encoding metal-dependent hydrolase family protein, with protein MKNIFIIILFSLACIVNAQDEKVTYIHCGTILDVEELKELEEYTIIVEGNKIKSVEKGFEKVPAGAEYIDLSEYTVMPGLMDAHVHLESESNPKKYLERFTLEDADVAFRAAEYAERTLMGGFTFVRDLGGSGVNISLRNAINSGWVDGPRILTAGKSIATTGGHADPTNGMKRRFSGDATPMNGVADGPYQAREAVRFRYKNGADVIKITATGGVLSVAKDGQGPQFKADELEAIITTANEYGMTTAAHAHGAEGMKRAVEAGITSIEHGTLMTEEVMDLMIEKGTYLVPTISAGKFVAEKAKIDGYFPELVVPKALEIGPKIQDTFGKAYNKGVKIAFGTDAGVSPHGENGKEFIYMVEGGMPAFEAIRAATLTTAQLFEVEDQVGMIKEGLLADIVAVKGNPLTDIEIMTDVSFVMKDGKIYKSE; from the coding sequence ATGAAGAATATTTTTATAATCATTTTATTTTCCCTGGCATGTATAGTCAATGCCCAGGATGAAAAGGTAACTTATATTCATTGCGGTACTATTCTGGATGTGGAGGAATTAAAAGAGCTGGAGGAATATACCATTATCGTTGAGGGAAATAAGATAAAATCTGTCGAGAAAGGGTTTGAAAAAGTGCCAGCAGGAGCAGAATATATTGATTTAAGTGAATATACAGTAATGCCAGGGTTGATGGATGCCCACGTACATCTTGAAAGTGAATCTAATCCAAAAAAATATTTGGAGCGATTTACGCTGGAAGATGCAGATGTCGCCTTTCGAGCCGCTGAATATGCAGAAAGAACATTAATGGGAGGATTCACTTTTGTAAGAGACCTCGGAGGCTCAGGAGTTAATATCTCACTAAGAAATGCAATTAATTCCGGATGGGTTGATGGTCCGAGAATTCTTACCGCCGGCAAAAGTATCGCAACTACCGGAGGTCACGCAGATCCGACGAATGGAATGAAGAGAAGATTTTCAGGAGATGCTACACCTATGAATGGAGTGGCAGACGGACCTTACCAGGCGAGAGAAGCAGTGAGGTTTAGATACAAAAATGGTGCAGATGTTATTAAAATCACAGCTACAGGGGGAGTGTTAAGCGTAGCAAAAGATGGTCAGGGACCTCAATTCAAGGCTGACGAGCTTGAGGCTATAATCACAACAGCTAATGAATATGGCATGACTACTGCTGCTCATGCTCATGGTGCAGAAGGAATGAAAAGAGCAGTTGAAGCCGGGATCACTTCAATTGAACACGGAACTCTTATGACCGAAGAAGTTATGGATTTGATGATAGAAAAGGGAACTTATTTAGTACCTACTATCAGTGCAGGGAAATTTGTAGCTGAAAAGGCAAAAATCGATGGATACTTTCCTGAGCTCGTTGTTCCAAAAGCCCTGGAAATCGGACCGAAGATTCAGGATACCTTTGGTAAAGCCTATAATAAAGGAGTAAAAATAGCATTTGGTACTGACGCTGGAGTTTCTCCACATGGTGAAAACGGTAAAGAATTTATTTACATGGTGGAAGGTGGAATGCCGGCTTTCGAAGCAATTAGAGCAGCAACTCTTACCACGGCTCAATTATTTGAAGTAGAAGATCAGGTAGGAATGATTAAAGAAGGGCTTCTTGCTGACATCGTTGCAGTAAAAGGAAATCCCTTAACTGATATCGAAATAATGACAGATGTATCTTTCGTAATGAAAGACGGAAAAATTTATAAGTCTGAATAG
- a CDS encoding tetratricopeptide repeat protein, with amino-acid sequence MSKNSLFFVFAIIAFLNLSLFAQRGQSNYSTRNKKAIEYFEGSENYMIRRQYDQAIDLLQQAIKKDDDFIEAYLRLGQCYQATSKPDLALQTFQKSLELDPNNNYPIIRLQLAELYFNDNDYNKAKEYYEEFIYSKPNQRLLGLAQQRLENSNYAIKFFKTNKDTSNVKKVRLPDPLINFNYNISRHYQLMKSRYFLLAGKDFIIITMKISTYL; translated from the coding sequence ATGTCAAAAAACTCTTTATTTTTTGTTTTTGCAATTATTGCATTTTTAAACTTATCGCTTTTTGCTCAAAGAGGACAAAGCAACTATTCTACCAGAAATAAAAAAGCAATAGAATATTTTGAAGGAAGTGAAAATTACATGATCAGGCGTCAATATGATCAGGCGATCGATCTTCTTCAGCAAGCGATTAAGAAAGATGATGACTTTATTGAAGCATATTTGAGATTGGGCCAGTGTTACCAGGCCACTTCAAAACCAGATCTTGCTTTACAAACTTTTCAAAAATCATTAGAATTAGACCCAAATAACAATTACCCGATAATTCGGCTTCAATTAGCTGAATTATATTTTAATGATAATGATTACAATAAAGCGAAAGAGTATTATGAAGAATTTATATATAGCAAACCAAATCAACGATTATTAGGATTGGCACAGCAGAGATTAGAAAATTCTAACTATGCTATTAAATTCTTTAAAACAAATAAGGATACTTCTAATGTGAAAAAAGTTAGATTACCAGATCCCTTAATCAATTTCAATTACAATATTTCCCGGCATTATCAGCTGATGAAAAGCAGATATTTTTTACTGGCAGGAAAGGATTTTATAATTATCACGATGAAGATCTCTACGTATCTGTAA
- a CDS encoding SusD/RagB family nutrient-binding outer membrane lipoprotein: MKISFKILVALFVILGMTTACEDLSEINDNPNNPTRVDPASLFADAQLDLSTLYWGRALNFEFGMLMVQHFAQNEYAEDSRYNQNVSTFNGSWNGLYSRPMMDLMEAKKLVENQREQFGDAVTDNRLAALTIMEVFGMQAITDLWGDVPYSEAFQVNEFPNPSYDAQSTIYADLISKLNNAINSIDENASGFSAGDNLYGGDMAMWKKFGNSLKLRMGMRLADVESTTASTVVSEAIASGVFESNADAAYLVFGSDQRIANPFYIDETVNARDDFAISLTLTDYMEASNDPRLEYYAKPTPSGDIVGMPYGLTDGEAFELKGSTSRPADAIRQATAPAKLMTYSEVLFLQAEAVERGYVSGTAVDLFNDAILASMEDWGVDGADAATYAAARVAAYPSMDWEQAIGEEKWVALYTNGLEAFAEWRRLDYPQLTVPEAAVITEIPTRALYTSDELGNNANSVPEANSLTGSVYWDVN, encoded by the coding sequence ATGAAAATATCTTTTAAAATATTAGTTGCGTTGTTTGTTATTCTGGGAATGACAACAGCATGTGAGGATTTGTCAGAAATAAATGACAACCCAAATAACCCGACAAGGGTTGATCCAGCATCTTTATTCGCTGATGCGCAATTAGACCTTTCTACTTTATATTGGGGTCGTGCATTGAACTTCGAATTTGGTATGTTGATGGTTCAGCATTTTGCACAAAACGAATATGCTGAGGATTCAAGATACAATCAGAATGTATCTACTTTCAACGGTTCTTGGAATGGTCTTTACTCAAGACCTATGATGGACTTGATGGAAGCTAAAAAGTTAGTTGAAAACCAAAGAGAACAATTTGGTGATGCAGTAACTGATAACAGATTAGCTGCATTAACTATAATGGAAGTTTTTGGAATGCAGGCAATCACTGACCTATGGGGTGATGTTCCTTACTCAGAGGCTTTCCAGGTTAACGAATTCCCTAATCCTTCTTATGATGCACAGTCAACTATCTATGCTGACCTTATCTCTAAATTAAATAACGCTATTAACTCGATAGATGAAAATGCTTCTGGTTTTAGCGCTGGAGATAACCTTTACGGCGGTGATATGGCAATGTGGAAGAAGTTTGGTAACTCATTGAAATTAAGAATGGGTATGAGACTTGCAGATGTTGAAAGTACGACGGCTTCTACAGTAGTTTCTGAAGCAATTGCATCTGGTGTATTTGAATCAAATGCTGATGCTGCTTATTTAGTATTTGGCTCAGATCAGAGAATTGCTAATCCATTTTATATAGACGAAACAGTAAACGCACGTGATGATTTCGCTATTTCATTAACGCTTACTGACTATATGGAAGCATCAAATGATCCAAGATTAGAGTATTATGCTAAGCCTACTCCAAGCGGAGATATCGTTGGTATGCCTTATGGTCTTACTGATGGTGAAGCATTCGAATTAAAAGGATCAACTTCCAGACCAGCTGACGCTATTCGTCAGGCTACTGCTCCTGCTAAGTTAATGACTTATTCAGAAGTACTTTTCCTACAAGCTGAAGCTGTAGAAAGAGGTTATGTATCTGGAACTGCAGTAGATTTATTCAATGATGCTATTCTTGCTTCAATGGAAGATTGGGGTGTTGATGGTGCTGACGCTGCTACTTATGCTGCGGCTAGAGTTGCTGCTTATCCTTCAATGGACTGGGAGCAAGCTATTGGTGAAGAAAAGTGGGTTGCACTTTACACTAATGGTCTTGAAGCTTTCGCTGAATGGAGAAGACTTGATTACCCTCAGTTAACTGTACCAGAAGCGGCTGTAATTACTGAAATTCCTACTAGAGCGCTTTATACCTCTGATGAATTAGGTAACAACGCCAATTCTGTACCAGAAGCTAATAGCTTAACTGGATCAGTTTATTGGGATGTAAACTAA
- a CDS encoding SusC/RagA family TonB-linked outer membrane protein, whose amino-acid sequence MKRIFLLSFFWAISFLAIAQEKSVSGTVTGENGEGIPGVNVLVKGTNRGVVTDIQGSYSITVPSSDAVLQFSSIGYITEEVTVGSQSSIDVVMEEDIEELTEVVVTALGVSREKRSVGSAVQNVDGETLAQAKETNIVNSLQGQVAGVQIQGSQGALGGASRITIRGANSFLGENQPLFVVDGMPINNANYASSDQQAGFGGGAYDYGNAAADINPDDIESVTVLKGASATALYGTRGSNGVILITTKSGKGKKGIGVSVNSTWTFEEPLALLEHQQRYGGGAITSSPSGFVEFNENGTDYLAPVYSKDGAWGPKYDPSVNVRHWDSWDPQAANYGETRPWVAPPVGYEAFFETGMTAQNSVAFGGANEEGSFRLSYTNLSQEGIMPNSELQRNTVSFNVSYNLTEKLTVSAAGSLVNQGADGRNATGYDNKNPMQAFTQWWQTQLDVNRLEQNQTWIDGTHYTWNPAGPIINDAGTLIGFDPSPYYFDNPYWVRNNFLQEDSRDRFYGNLNLNYEIVEGLSFNFKAMRDGYTFQAKEGSPIGTVGQSSYSEVTRTFAESNYEAKLLYEKYFNNDFSLNAMIGGNLMNQSTTFESIETVGGLTIPNYFNIANSADNPAVDTYETEQAIRSVFATASFGFREMLFLDLAVRSDWASTLPADNNQYYYPSVSTSFVFTELAGLQGVDWLSFGKVRAGYGQAANAPNPYALSPYYVNQQPAFGVPRYTVPNTNPNPELGPEKTNEIEFGIELGFFQNRLSLDLSYYDRTTEDQIFTVPTSATTGYTARYLNAGSMKNSGIEVVLNGTPIKTDDFAWDMSLNFATYNNEVVSLTEGVDNIIVNNTWAADVRVQKGYPYMALFGQEFQRNENGELIIGSNGLPIAESSRKFLGSAIADFTGGFRNTFTYKGLSLSALVDFQGGGVIHSTSLQWAKYSGMLPETAEGDIREGMVVEGVKEDGTPNDIEVDAQTYYQSTWSVAGPNVYDASFVKLREVRLGYTLPKSLLGNLPVRDVTIGVLGRNLAILYSDLPYLDPQGVTGSGNVQGLENAQVPTTRSLGFDLSFKF is encoded by the coding sequence ATGAAGAGAATTTTCCTCTTATCATTCTTTTGGGCTATTAGTTTTTTAGCAATAGCACAAGAGAAATCGGTATCCGGTACAGTAACCGGCGAAAATGGAGAAGGCATACCGGGTGTGAACGTTCTTGTAAAAGGAACTAACCGCGGTGTGGTCACAGACATTCAAGGTAGCTACAGTATTACAGTGCCTTCGAGTGATGCAGTATTACAATTTTCATCAATTGGATATATTACCGAGGAAGTTACCGTCGGTAGTCAATCTTCAATTGATGTTGTAATGGAAGAAGACATCGAAGAATTAACTGAGGTAGTTGTTACAGCCCTTGGTGTTTCAAGAGAAAAAAGATCGGTAGGTTCTGCCGTTCAGAACGTAGATGGCGAAACTTTAGCCCAGGCCAAAGAAACTAACATCGTAAACAGCTTGCAAGGTCAGGTTGCCGGTGTTCAGATTCAAGGTTCTCAGGGTGCATTAGGTGGAGCATCTCGTATTACAATCCGTGGAGCAAACTCGTTCTTAGGAGAAAACCAGCCATTATTCGTAGTGGATGGAATGCCAATCAACAACGCAAACTACGCTTCTAGTGATCAGCAAGCTGGTTTCGGTGGTGGTGCTTACGATTATGGTAACGCTGCTGCAGATATCAACCCTGATGACATCGAATCAGTGACTGTATTGAAAGGTGCGTCAGCGACTGCACTTTATGGTACTCGTGGATCAAATGGTGTTATCTTAATTACTACTAAAAGTGGTAAAGGTAAAAAAGGAATTGGGGTTTCTGTAAACTCTACATGGACTTTTGAAGAGCCATTAGCATTGTTAGAGCATCAACAAAGATATGGTGGTGGTGCAATTACATCATCTCCTTCTGGATTTGTTGAATTTAACGAAAATGGTACTGATTATTTAGCTCCAGTTTACTCTAAAGATGGTGCATGGGGTCCAAAATATGATCCAAGCGTAAATGTTAGACACTGGGATTCTTGGGATCCTCAAGCTGCAAATTATGGCGAAACTAGACCATGGGTTGCTCCTCCTGTAGGATACGAAGCATTCTTCGAGACTGGTATGACAGCTCAAAATTCAGTTGCTTTTGGTGGTGCTAATGAAGAAGGATCTTTCAGACTTTCTTATACTAACTTGAGTCAGGAAGGTATTATGCCTAATTCAGAGCTTCAGAGAAATACTGTAAGTTTCAACGTTTCGTATAACCTTACTGAGAAATTAACTGTTTCTGCTGCTGGTAGTTTAGTTAACCAGGGTGCTGATGGACGTAACGCTACTGGTTACGACAACAAAAACCCAATGCAGGCATTTACTCAGTGGTGGCAAACACAACTTGACGTTAATCGTCTTGAGCAAAACCAGACCTGGATAGATGGTACTCACTACACTTGGAACCCTGCAGGTCCGATCATCAATGATGCTGGAACCCTTATCGGATTCGATCCAAGCCCTTACTATTTTGATAACCCATACTGGGTAAGAAATAATTTCCTTCAGGAAGATTCTCGTGACCGTTTCTATGGTAACCTTAATTTGAACTATGAAATCGTAGAAGGTCTTAGCTTTAACTTCAAAGCGATGAGAGACGGATATACTTTCCAGGCAAAAGAAGGATCTCCGATTGGTACAGTTGGACAGTCTAGCTACAGTGAAGTAACTAGAACTTTCGCTGAATCTAACTACGAAGCAAAATTATTATATGAGAAATATTTCAATAATGATTTCTCACTTAATGCAATGATTGGTGGTAACTTGATGAATCAAAGCACTACTTTCGAAAGCATTGAGACAGTAGGTGGATTAACTATTCCTAATTATTTCAACATTGCAAACTCTGCTGATAACCCTGCTGTTGATACTTATGAAACAGAGCAAGCGATTAGATCTGTTTTCGCTACTGCTTCATTTGGATTCAGAGAAATGTTATTCTTAGATCTTGCAGTTAGAAGTGACTGGGCATCTACATTGCCTGCTGATAACAACCAGTATTATTATCCTTCAGTTTCAACAAGTTTTGTATTCACTGAACTTGCTGGACTACAAGGTGTTGATTGGTTGAGCTTTGGTAAAGTGAGAGCGGGTTATGGACAGGCAGCTAATGCCCCTAATCCTTACGCATTATCTCCTTACTATGTAAACCAGCAACCAGCTTTTGGTGTGCCAAGATATACAGTACCTAACACAAACCCTAACCCGGAATTAGGTCCTGAAAAAACAAATGAGATAGAATTCGGTATCGAATTAGGATTCTTCCAGAACAGACTTTCATTAGATCTTTCTTACTACGACAGAACTACAGAAGATCAGATTTTCACAGTTCCAACATCTGCAACAACAGGTTATACTGCTAGATATCTAAATGCAGGATCAATGAAGAACAGTGGTATTGAAGTAGTGTTAAACGGTACTCCAATCAAAACTGATGATTTCGCATGGGATATGTCGTTAAACTTTGCAACATATAACAACGAAGTTGTTTCATTAACTGAAGGTGTTGATAACATTATCGTAAATAACACTTGGGCAGCAGACGTAAGAGTACAAAAAGGATATCCTTACATGGCTCTTTTCGGTCAGGAATTCCAGAGAAATGAAAATGGTGAATTAATCATCGGTTCAAATGGTCTTCCAATTGCTGAAAGCAGCAGAAAATTCTTAGGTTCAGCTATCGCTGATTTCACTGGTGGTTTCAGAAACACATTCACTTACAAAGGTCTTTCTTTAAGTGCATTAGTTGACTTCCAGGGTGGTGGTGTAATTCACTCTACTTCTCTACAGTGGGCTAAGTATTCAGGAATGCTTCCTGAAACTGCTGAAGGCGATATCCGTGAAGGCATGGTAGTAGAAGGCGTGAAGGAAGATGGTACACCTAATGACATTGAGGTTGATGCTCAAACTTATTACCAGAGCACTTGGTCGGTTGCCGGACCTAACGTTTACGATGCTTCTTTCGTGAAATTAAGAGAAGTAAGATTAGGTTACACTTTACCAAAATCTCTATTAGGAAATCTTCCGGTAAGAGATGTTACTATTGGTGTTCTGGGTAGAAACTTAGCTATTCTTTATAGCGATCTACCTTACCTTGATCCTCAAGGTGTTACAGGTTCTGGTAACGTTCAGGGATTAGAGAACGCTCAGGTACCAACTACTAGATCTCTTGGTTTTGATCTAAGCTTTAAGTTTTAA